One stretch of Rhipicephalus sanguineus isolate Rsan-2018 chromosome 10, BIME_Rsan_1.4, whole genome shotgun sequence DNA includes these proteins:
- the LOC119407298 gene encoding uncharacterized protein LOC119407298: protein MKPTGREYRMTGFGDFLEWRMLRFAEPLPKIRVCALCGVVASVVKLLPCTHVLCECCEGQAIDMGRLCPIEGASFAGEDLQTLPFSRRDLGERQVFCFNNTGHDKQGGCDFSGKLEELERHFMVECFHGVVRCSKCSGEVARKDAFEHYVGCVAGDDWSSSGVSSDSRVSFIPENMARVVAALREIQEGLKKASLDDSTGDSKLAALRHRADSLANLLDFLNPASESGDEADRKSQRFSWCDSETGTATLCKFAGVASMRKADDPVLRLSQPHKLDGYTFTVACKFERSWGKLSGVTLLFALCAGHKDDVVEWPFAKRVTLSIAHTKKDGSDIRVPVKMCPEKDDAECLNRPHADAAPKWMHSEMVSWKQVEKNGLVHEDCLFIAVAFE from the exons ATGAAGCCGACGGGCCGCGAGTACCGTATGACCGGCTTCGGCGATTTCCTGGAGTGGCGCATGCTGCGATTCGCCGAACCTTTGCCCAAGATCAGGGTGTGCGCACTGTGCGGCGTCGTGGCGTCCGTTGTGAAGCTGCTTCCCTGCACCCACGTGCTCTGCGAGTGCTGCGAGGGTCAGGCCATCGACATGGGTCGCCTCTGTCCCATCGAGGGCGCCAGCTTCGCCGGAGAAGACTTACAGACCTTGCCGTTCTCCCGACGCGACCTGGGCGAGCGACAGGTCTTCTGCTTCAACAACACCGGACACGACAAACAAGGCGGGTGCGATTTCAGCGGGAAGCTGGAAGAGCTCGAGCGGCACTTCATGGTGGAGTGCTTCCACGGTGTCGTGCGCTGCTCCAAGTGCTCGGGTGAGGTCGCCCGCAAGGACGCCTTCGAGCATTACGTCGGATGCGTCGCAGGCGACGACTGGAG TTCCAGCGGCGTGTCCTCCGACAGCAGGGTGAGCTTCATCCCCGAGAACATGGCGCGCGTGGTGGCTGCGCTCAGGGAGATACAGGAAGGTCTGAAGAAGGCTTCGCTCGACGACTCCACGGGCGACTCCAAGCTCGCCGCGCTCCGACACAGGGCCGACTCTCTCGCGAACTTGCTCGACTTCCTCAACCCTGCGAGCGAGAGTGGTGACGAGGCCGATAGGAAGTCTCAGCGCTTTAGTTGGTGCGACTCCGAGACAG GCACGGCGACGCTCTGCAAGTTCGCGGGTGTAGCGTCTATGCGCAAGGCCGACGACCCGGTGCTCAGACTGAGCCAGCCTCACAAGCTGGACGGGTACACCTTCACCGTGGCCTGCAAGTTCGAGAGGTCGTGGGGCAAGCTCTCGGGGGTCACCCTGCTGTTCGCCCTCTGCGCCGGCCACAAGGACGACGTCGTGGAGTGGCCGTTCGCCAAACGCGTCACACTCAGCATCGCGCACACCAAGAAGGATGGCAGCGACATCCGGGTCCCAGTGAAGATGTGTCCCGAAAAGGACGACGCGGAGTGCCTGAACAGGCCTCACGCCGACGCCGCGCCCAAGTGGATGCACTCTGAGATGGTCAGCTGGAAGCAGGTCGAGAAGAACGGTCTCGTTCACGAAGACTGCCTGTTCATCGCTGTTGCCTTTGAGTAA